A single genomic interval of Zingiber officinale cultivar Zhangliang chromosome 4A, Zo_v1.1, whole genome shotgun sequence harbors:
- the LOC121973519 gene encoding AT-hook motif nuclear-localized protein 25-like: protein MAGMDSGGGGARGGGSSSGYLHHLLGPTQPLAASSSSTQLQAHEESKASPEESPGADHGDGEGEQPSSSAAGSGGPVRRPRGRPLGSKNKPKPPIIVTQDSPNALHSHVLEVAAGSDVVECLTEYARRRGRGVSVLSGSGAVANVALRQPGGPGSMVATLRGRFEILSLTGTVLPPPAPPGAGGLTVFLSGGQGQVMGGSVLGPLMAVGTVVLMAASFANAMYEWLPLETQEEASAVEEVQQHGPGGLQSPGTATGEGGPGVPFYNLGGSYQLQGQGEGFGTGWGSGGGGGVRPPF, encoded by the coding sequence ATGGCCGGGATGGACTCCGGCGGGGGAGGCGCCAGAGGTGGGGGATCTTCGTCGGGCTATCTCCACCACCTCCTTGGGCCGACGCAACCGCTGGCCGCCTCCtcctcatccacccaacttcaaGCGCATGAGGAATCGAAGGCCTCGCCGGAGGAAAGCCCCGGGGCTGACCACGGAGACGGCGAGGGAGAACAACCCTCTTCCTCCGCTGCTGGATCCGGCGGCCCTGTCCGCCGCCCCCGCGGGCGGCCCCTCGGGTCGAAGAACAAGCCGAAGCCGCCGATCATCGTGACGCAGGACAGCCCCAACGCGCTCCACTCGCACGTGCTGGAGGTGGCCGCCGGCTCGGACGTGGTCGAGTGCCTGACCGAGTACGCGCGCCGCCGCGGCCGGGGAGTTTCCGTGCTCAGCGGAAGCGGCGCCGTCGCCAACGTGGCCCTGCGCCAGCCCGGGGGGCCGGGGAGCATGGTGGCGACCCTTAGAGGGCGGTTCGAGATCCTGTCGCTCACGGGGACCGTCCTTCCGCCTCCGGCACCGCCGGGCGCCGGCGGCCTCACCGTGTTCCTGTCGGGAGGCCAGGGGCAGGTCATGGGAGGCAGCGTGTTGGGCCCGCTGATGGCGGTGGGGACGGTGGTCCTGATGGCCGCATCGTTCGCCAATGCCATGTACGAATGGCTGCCGTTAGAAACCCAGGAGGAAGCATCGGCCGTGGAAGAGGTACAGCAACACGGCCCCGGCGGTCTGCAATCGCCAGGCACCGCTACCGGTGAAGGCGGCCCCGGCGTTCCCTTCTACAATCTCGGGGGAAGCTACCAGCTTCAGGGACAGGGAGAAGGATTCGGGACCGGGTGgggcagcggcggcggcggcggcgtccgACCACCGTTTTGA